Proteins found in one Solitalea lacus genomic segment:
- a CDS encoding DUF4843 domain-containing protein: MKIKSIKSLLAVTLVSSALVSCQKDQFQFTDVARVQFGPVQSLFYDRNAKLADTTKSYTFIYAGNKTSDTVYFDLYATGGVSAQDRNFTLKQVDVAGANNAVADQHFRAFDNELLKKKYVVKAGQVHTMVPVVLLRDPSLKTMEVVLKFEVQENENFKLGETANLWRKVNFSDRLSVTPVWSKTTMKNYVGTWSYVKHKFMIDHTGQPWSEAWINDLIANDYNQLLTWIAVAKTAWVDYNNANPLNKLKDENGVLIVFP; encoded by the coding sequence ATGAAGATTAAGAGTATTAAAAGTTTACTAGCAGTTACTTTGGTGTCAAGCGCCTTAGTTTCGTGCCAAAAGGATCAATTTCAGTTCACCGATGTAGCCAGAGTGCAATTTGGTCCAGTTCAGAGTCTGTTTTACGACCGTAATGCTAAGCTTGCCGATACCACAAAAAGCTATACGTTCATATATGCAGGAAATAAAACGAGTGACACGGTTTATTTCGATCTCTATGCCACTGGGGGTGTGTCTGCTCAGGACAGAAACTTTACGCTGAAACAGGTGGATGTTGCCGGAGCAAACAACGCAGTTGCCGATCAACATTTCAGGGCCTTTGATAATGAGTTGTTGAAAAAGAAGTATGTCGTAAAGGCAGGCCAGGTGCATACCATGGTTCCTGTCGTATTGTTGCGTGACCCTTCTTTAAAAACCATGGAAGTAGTTTTAAAATTCGAGGTGCAGGAGAATGAAAACTTTAAACTTGGTGAAACGGCCAACTTGTGGCGTAAAGTAAATTTTTCAGATCGTCTAAGCGTGACCCCTGTTTGGAGTAAAACGACTATGAAAAATTATGTGGGAACTTGGAGCTATGTAAAACACAAATTCATGATCGACCATACCGGTCAGCCATGGAGTGAGGCATGGATAAATGATTTAATTGCTAATGATTATAATCAATTATTGACTTGGATTGCCGTAGCCAAAACAGCTTGGGTTGATTATAACAATGCTAATCCATTAAATAAATTAAAGGACGAGAACGGGGTACTAATTGTTTTTCCATAA
- a CDS encoding PKD-like family lipoprotein, with protein MKKIYTIAGAAMALLAISCSKDLGNYDFNPKEVISIEGVANSYTVISGSEKITIDPTLSSTYGSSKFDCFWGIYESNVTGFNIQKLDTLSKTKTLDYFVTQKPSDWTLVFCAKNKETGFAQYKRIPLKVTTPSAGGWYVLKDDGSQSDIDLFKTPTSIMPASKQENIFSLYNGKKMEGKATFLNYIVDYKSFESGVLAATKTLFAGTDKDLSAVSIYSFKEIRNLGGMFYDKPSLMVPGFLMYPSPSNTDYFLLNNGQLHGLSAIVANTGLFGGRKLADAANTPYKLSKYSTTGPSSTAFFFDDLSSSFFSGTALANTLTPMVDIGPSQGKPQTAMSAKNNNKRLLFMDGSYAYFQDKTNANMKILSSLTLNASAFKMVNDTVKTTDKIFNATNFALLQPGDENMIYFANGNEVWSRNLTNKQEIRQFIVPADEVITFIKHRKFTGTGIDAPYSYNYVMIGTKIGGNYKVRMFKKSSGNLNTAPEFTLDGTGSVGDVYFLR; from the coding sequence ATGAAAAAAATATATACGATAGCAGGGGCGGCAATGGCCTTGTTGGCAATCAGCTGTTCCAAAGATTTAGGCAACTATGACTTTAATCCCAAAGAAGTAATTAGCATTGAAGGGGTTGCTAACTCCTATACCGTAATTTCGGGAAGCGAAAAGATTACGATTGATCCAACCCTAAGCTCTACATATGGGAGCTCAAAATTTGATTGTTTTTGGGGAATTTATGAGTCAAATGTAACAGGATTCAATATCCAAAAGCTTGACACTCTCTCTAAGACCAAAACCTTGGATTACTTTGTGACTCAAAAACCAAGTGACTGGACGCTGGTGTTTTGTGCAAAAAATAAGGAAACCGGTTTTGCGCAGTACAAGCGTATTCCTTTAAAAGTCACTACTCCTTCAGCAGGAGGATGGTATGTTTTAAAAGATGACGGAAGCCAAAGTGATATCGATTTATTTAAGACCCCTACTTCCATAATGCCTGCTAGTAAGCAAGAAAATATCTTTAGCTTATACAATGGGAAAAAAATGGAAGGAAAGGCTACATTTTTGAATTACATAGTCGATTATAAATCATTCGAATCCGGGGTTCTTGCTGCTACCAAAACCTTGTTTGCAGGAACTGATAAGGATCTTTCAGCGGTTAGTATTTATTCTTTTAAGGAGATTAGAAACTTGGGCGGAATGTTTTATGACAAGCCAAGCCTAATGGTTCCCGGTTTTTTAATGTATCCTTCTCCTTCTAATACTGATTATTTTTTACTAAATAATGGTCAGCTTCATGGTCTTTCGGCTATTGTTGCTAACACAGGTTTGTTTGGTGGCCGAAAATTAGCTGATGCGGCGAATACTCCTTATAAATTGTCAAAGTACTCTACTACCGGCCCTTCTTCTACCGCGTTTTTCTTTGATGACCTGAGCAGTTCGTTTTTTTCGGGAACAGCTTTGGCAAATACTTTAACACCAATGGTTGATATTGGTCCGTCGCAGGGTAAGCCACAAACGGCAATGAGCGCCAAGAATAATAATAAAAGATTGTTATTTATGGATGGATCATATGCCTATTTTCAGGATAAAACAAATGCTAACATGAAAATTTTATCCAGCTTAACATTAAATGCTTCCGCATTTAAAATGGTAAACGATACTGTTAAAACCACGGATAAAATTTTTAATGCCACCAATTTTGCCCTTTTGCAACCAGGAGATGAAAACATGATTTACTTTGCGAATGGGAACGAGGTCTGGTCTCGTAACTTGACAAACAAACAAGAAATAAGGCAGTTCATCGTTCCTGCAGATGAGGTGATCACATTTATCAAACATCGCAAATTTACGGGAACAGGGATAGATGCACCGTACTCTTACAATTACGTAATGATTGGCACCAAGATAGGGGGGAATTATAAAGTACGCATGTTTAAGAAATCTTCTGGTAACTTAAACACTGCTCCTGAATTCACTCTGGACGGTACGGGTTCAGTAGGAGACGTGTATTTTCTTAGGTAA
- a CDS encoding TlpA family protein disulfide reductase — MKKKILAVALLLSSFGAFAQVSIVKGVFKAETKEGEKSFFKINAPVTDKDNPFYIINDVSLLKLEDGEFKVVATTQLNEDGSFAFKFKPTYEGFYAIGQGGKDWDRGQFLLYLKPGDNAEVSINMNKFHVDLVGKNTPENQVLASWASLTEEVKNLSVYWTSFSGKTYRDFFPAFETVLPKAEAFKKTINTKNSTFNTLMKELTAYDMDSYALRFIYTPRTVHPTKDEMLAYYKGIVVKNKFPNNDIFSLPYVKTLMQLYVAYATGGIKPSASLEDKLACLSTDLQKGEFLLREKAPFFKYTDELDDLVSKYGNYLQTASQKKRIEELRPKLQVPKKGFKAYDFTYPDKDGKMVSLSDCLGKVVVVDIWATWCGPCKKEIPYMKTLEKEFHGKDIVFMSVSTDKLEDKDKWLKMVKEMEMTGVQLHAGQGTKISQDYKINSIPRFLVIDKKGNIVSEDAPNPSDPRLKDIIVTALKN, encoded by the coding sequence ATGAAGAAAAAAATTTTAGCAGTTGCTCTGTTGCTTTCGAGCTTCGGTGCATTTGCGCAGGTGAGCATCGTGAAAGGTGTCTTTAAGGCGGAAACAAAAGAGGGCGAAAAGTCATTCTTTAAAATAAATGCACCGGTTACGGATAAAGACAACCCTTTTTATATCATTAATGATGTTTCGCTTTTAAAGCTGGAGGACGGTGAATTTAAAGTTGTCGCTACCACTCAGCTGAATGAGGATGGCAGCTTTGCCTTTAAGTTTAAGCCAACTTATGAAGGATTTTATGCGATTGGGCAGGGTGGTAAGGATTGGGATAGAGGCCAGTTTCTTTTGTATTTGAAACCTGGTGATAATGCGGAGGTTTCTATTAATATGAATAAATTCCATGTTGATCTGGTTGGAAAAAATACGCCCGAAAACCAGGTGTTGGCCTCATGGGCCTCATTAACCGAAGAAGTTAAAAACTTGTCCGTATATTGGACCTCTTTTTCGGGAAAAACCTATCGTGATTTCTTCCCTGCTTTTGAAACAGTACTACCTAAAGCTGAAGCTTTCAAAAAAACCATCAATACGAAAAACTCCACCTTTAATACTTTAATGAAAGAGCTGACCGCTTACGATATGGATAGTTATGCTCTTCGATTTATTTACACACCCCGCACTGTGCATCCGACCAAGGATGAGATGCTGGCTTACTATAAGGGGATAGTAGTTAAGAATAAATTCCCCAACAACGATATTTTTTCATTGCCTTATGTTAAAACCTTAATGCAACTATATGTTGCATACGCCACAGGTGGCATAAAGCCAAGTGCTTCTTTGGAAGATAAGCTGGCATGCTTAAGCACTGATCTGCAAAAGGGCGAGTTTCTTTTAAGAGAAAAAGCTCCCTTTTTTAAATATACCGATGAGCTGGATGACCTGGTGAGTAAGTATGGTAATTATTTACAGACGGCCAGCCAAAAAAAGCGTATTGAAGAACTGCGTCCGAAATTACAAGTACCTAAAAAAGGATTTAAAGCTTATGATTTTACTTATCCGGATAAGGATGGAAAAATGGTTTCATTAAGCGATTGCCTTGGCAAAGTGGTAGTGGTTGACATATGGGCAACCTGGTGCGGCCCTTGTAAAAAGGAAATTCCTTATATGAAAACGTTGGAAAAAGAGTTTCATGGCAAGGATATCGTTTTTATGAGCGTTTCAACCGATAAATTGGAAGATAAGGACAAATGGCTTAAAATGGTTAAAGAAATGGAGATGACCGGGGTTCAACTGCATGCCGGGCAGGGTACCAAAATCAGCCAGGATTATAAAATAAATTCAATACCACGTTTCCTGGTGATTGACAAGAAGGGAAACATCGTATCAGAGGATGCCCCGAATCCTTCCGATCCGAGATTGAAGGATATAATTGTGACTGCACTTAAAAACTAA
- a CDS encoding TlpA family protein disulfide reductase, whose protein sequence is MKKQFLIGSLLLSNVCAFAQLSEIQGVVSSNNKDKAKGITLVKVEDGQYEVFATTELNTDGSFAFLVKPSNEGFYAIRTKDMGRQFPIYLKQGDHVEVTIDDKNHVELAGKNTPENQVLASWSKLTEELKARSIYEEGYKSNMNDFSKCLAQVADKAETFKKGINTKNATFNGLMKKLTTYDLDLYALYYLSAQNEKPSGDGLSAFYKNLVVKDKYSDDDIYLTGNGKTLLKIYPRFAIGLDKQTTLDERLQYLTTNRQKADMVLAEYKDMKTYQQLEDMRAKYGKYLQTPNHKRIVEELDRKLLITKANFKAPGFTFPDLNGKMVSLSDFAGKVVLMDIWASWCAPCKKEIPYLNELEKEMHGKDVVFMSVTIDKPTDKEKWLTAIKDNQAGGNQLFSGNEDKFAKDYMISTIPRFVVIDKKGNMVQMNAPRPSTPELKQLLLEELKK, encoded by the coding sequence ATGAAAAAACAATTCTTAATAGGCTCATTATTACTTTCAAACGTTTGTGCCTTTGCTCAACTAAGTGAAATACAGGGAGTAGTGAGTTCAAATAACAAAGACAAGGCAAAAGGAATAACCCTTGTAAAAGTGGAGGATGGCCAGTATGAGGTTTTTGCTACTACCGAATTAAATACAGATGGCTCATTCGCCTTTTTAGTAAAACCATCAAATGAAGGTTTCTATGCTATACGGACAAAAGATATGGGTCGTCAATTTCCTATTTATTTAAAGCAGGGAGATCATGTAGAGGTAACAATTGATGATAAAAATCATGTTGAATTAGCTGGTAAGAATACGCCTGAAAATCAGGTGCTGGCCTCGTGGTCGAAATTGACAGAAGAATTAAAAGCAAGATCGATTTATGAGGAGGGCTACAAGAGCAACATGAATGATTTTTCGAAATGCCTTGCCCAGGTAGCTGATAAAGCCGAAACCTTTAAAAAAGGCATTAACACCAAGAATGCAACGTTCAATGGGTTAATGAAAAAGCTAACCACCTATGATCTGGACCTCTATGCGCTTTATTATTTATCGGCCCAAAATGAAAAGCCCAGCGGTGATGGACTTTCTGCTTTCTACAAGAACCTGGTTGTAAAAGATAAATATTCCGACGACGATATCTATTTAACCGGAAACGGGAAAACGTTGTTGAAAATCTACCCACGCTTTGCAATTGGTTTAGATAAGCAAACAACACTTGATGAAAGGCTTCAGTATTTAACAACCAATCGTCAAAAAGCAGATATGGTTTTGGCCGAATACAAGGATATGAAAACCTATCAGCAGTTGGAAGACATGAGGGCTAAATATGGGAAGTATTTACAAACCCCAAATCATAAAAGGATTGTTGAGGAACTTGATAGAAAACTCCTTATTACCAAAGCCAACTTTAAAGCACCGGGATTTACTTTCCCTGATCTAAACGGGAAAATGGTTTCATTAAGTGATTTTGCCGGGAAAGTAGTTTTAATGGACATTTGGGCCTCATGGTGTGCGCCATGTAAAAAGGAAATCCCTTATTTAAATGAACTTGAAAAAGAGATGCACGGTAAGGATGTGGTATTCATGAGTGTTACCATTGATAAGCCTACAGACAAGGAGAAATGGTTAACAGCTATTAAAGATAATCAGGCGGGCGGCAATCAGCTCTTTTCGGGAAATGAGGACAAATTCGCAAAGGATTATATGATCAGTACAATTCCTCGTTTTGTGGTCATTGATAAGAAAGGAAATATGGTTCAAATGAATGCGCCGCGTCCTTCTACTCCTGAATTAAAGCAATTACTCCTGGAGGAACTTAAAAAATAG
- a CDS encoding retropepsin-like aspartic protease: MRKIVYLLLFGVWALIGPLHAQPVKSDSVFVKLQQAFKAKSVVLLEPVLSTDFSVGVYNSPIAKSMLQNIVSSFAVDSIKLKASEKVSGKNSMLLIVYPHGEPAITTRAWLDEGNKLLYVDLFDQLYGLNRYQVSTLQATIPIEVKDGSIFLIATINDSKKPLRFLFDTGADGMAMRKSTADSLGLIVAREQNTSVVGGSMKIQVSTGNTIHFDKFAVNNQSVAIFESVREGTAGIIGITLAYQYIVKVDFDKMVMQLYKMGNYKEEDKSGTTLNIKNGKGILVLPLNLKVGEKEVTGDFVFDTGAGYYVIGFGGFVKRNELLSSGFKPYFAATTVSMGVSSPTFTGNFEKMAVGAIDLRNIPGTLKKYREGDEYAKTEDGSFGVKTISRFNFTINLAEKTIHLTPNQRFNTPVDFMLGDKMFSFNENGNMNVIADIGAEQLFKQGDVVLSINDIEAESLKKEPSRILELQAIPSGSKLSFKVLRDGQVIKISA, translated from the coding sequence ATGCGTAAAATAGTCTATTTGTTGTTGTTTGGTGTATGGGCCCTTATTGGTCCTCTCCATGCACAACCTGTGAAATCTGATTCGGTTTTCGTGAAGCTTCAACAAGCTTTTAAAGCAAAAAGTGTAGTCTTATTGGAGCCTGTTCTTAGTACTGATTTTTCGGTAGGTGTTTATAACAGCCCCATTGCAAAATCGATGTTGCAAAATATAGTAAGCAGTTTTGCAGTTGATTCAATTAAACTGAAAGCATCGGAAAAGGTTTCCGGCAAAAACTCAATGCTGCTTATTGTCTATCCACATGGAGAACCGGCTATCACTACCAGGGCCTGGTTAGATGAGGGCAATAAGTTGTTATACGTTGATCTGTTCGATCAATTGTACGGTTTAAACCGTTATCAGGTTTCTACCTTACAAGCCACCATTCCAATAGAGGTCAAAGATGGCTCTATTTTCTTAATAGCTACTATTAACGATAGCAAGAAGCCTTTGCGTTTTTTGTTTGATACAGGCGCCGATGGGATGGCTATGCGAAAATCTACGGCTGATAGTTTAGGCTTGATCGTAGCTCGTGAGCAAAATACCTCGGTAGTAGGTGGCAGCATGAAAATTCAGGTTTCAACCGGCAATACCATTCATTTCGACAAGTTTGCTGTGAATAACCAAAGTGTGGCGATTTTTGAGAGCGTGCGGGAAGGTACCGCTGGAATCATTGGGATTACTTTGGCCTACCAATATATTGTAAAAGTTGATTTCGATAAAATGGTTATGCAGCTTTACAAGATGGGGAATTACAAAGAAGAAGATAAAAGCGGAACTACCTTGAACATTAAGAACGGAAAAGGAATTCTTGTTCTTCCTCTTAATTTAAAAGTAGGAGAAAAAGAAGTAACAGGTGATTTTGTATTTGATACGGGTGCCGGTTATTATGTGATTGGTTTTGGCGGTTTCGTGAAAAGAAATGAACTTTTAAGCAGTGGGTTCAAACCTTATTTTGCCGCTACAACGGTAAGTATGGGTGTGTCATCACCTACGTTTACCGGGAATTTTGAAAAAATGGCTGTAGGCGCAATAGACCTCCGTAATATTCCGGGAACGTTGAAAAAATATCGTGAGGGGGATGAGTATGCAAAAACTGAAGACGGTTCTTTTGGCGTAAAAACCATCAGTCGCTTCAATTTTACGATTAACCTTGCGGAAAAAACCATTCATTTAACGCCTAACCAACGATTTAATACCCCGGTGGACTTTATGCTAGGTGATAAAATGTTCAGTTTCAATGAAAATGGGAACATGAATGTGATTGCTGATATAGGAGCGGAACAACTATTCAAGCAAGGAGATGTGGTTTTATCCATCAATGATATTGAAGCTGAATCCTTAAAGAAAGAACCTTCAAGGATTCTGGAACTACAAGCAATTCCTTCGGGCTCTAAGCTTTCATTTAAAGTTTTGCGGGATGGGCAGGTAATAAAAATTTCAGCCTAA